AAGGCTGAAAAATGGATAACCTGGGCTCTGGGAAGCCAGAACGAGGAGGGTTTCTTCGGACCAAGAGACAATGATGATTGGTGGCCAAGAATGGTCATGCTCAAAGTGATAAAGAACTACTTTGAATACACTAAGGATCAACGTGTGGTTAGTTTTTTGACCAGGTATTTCAAGTATCAACTTCGAAACATAGATTCTAGAGAATTCGCAATTTGGGAAAACACCAGAAGTGCGGAAAATATTTATGTGATACTCTGGCTTCATGGTATCACTGGAGATGACTTCCTATTAGATCTTGCCAAGAGGTTTTTTGAAAAGTCAATGAACTGGTCCGATTATTTTGAAGAATTCAAGTACACAAGGCCGACCGGAGAGTATCTGGACTGGGAAGAATTCATGAAAGCTACCAGCGGAAAGGGACTCGAAGGGCTTTACGAATACGAGGAGAAAAAGAATAGCAGTATATATTCTAAGCTGTTTCAGGAAACTCATGTCGTGAATGTCGTGATGGGTATCAAGTATCCAGCCTTAAGGTATCTGCTTTATGGAGACGAAAATCAGTTAAGGATAGTTAAAGAAGGTATAGAAAAACTGACTACTTACCACGGGACATCAAACGGAATGATAACAGGTGACGAACACTTAAATGGAAATGATCCCTCCCAAGGAACTGAGTTGTGTGCAGTAGTCGAGTACATGTTCTCGCTGGAGATGCTTTTCAGAGTCTTCAATGATATCGAGTTCGCTGACATTCTCGAAAAGATTGCATACAACGCATTGCCCGCAACAATTGACAAAGAGTTGCTCACACATCAATACGATCAGCAAGCTAATCAGATAATGTGCAGTCACGCCAAACGCAATTGGTACAACAATCTAGATGATTCAAATGTATTCGGACTTGAACCGAACTTTGGTTGTTGTACGGCGAACATGCATCAAGGATGGCCCAAATTCGTGAAGAATCTATGTTACAAGAGCAGTGACGGCGGGTTGGTTTTCGGGGTTTACGGTCCCTGCAACATAGAAACGTCCATATCTGGGCAGACTCTTTTGATAAGAGAAGTAACTGATTATCCTTTTGACGACAAAATCGAGATTATATTCGATTCTGACATTGATCTCGAAGTACCTCTTCATTTAAGGGTTCCAGGCTGGGCTACAAGAACTGAAGTAAAATTGAATGGCTCTAGACTTGATCTAGAGGTCTTTGGGGGATATCTGACCATCAGAAGATCATGGAGCAAAGGAGATCTAGTCGAGTTGGTCTTCCAGTCTAGGGTTAGAACCTCAAAATGGTTCAGAAACTCACTTAGTGTTGAGAAAGGTCCTCTTCTTTTCGCTTTGAGACTTGATGAAAAGTGGAACACAACGAACAAAGATGGGGAGTTTCCTGAATA
The sequence above is a segment of the Mesotoga sp. BH458_6_3_2_1 genome. Coding sequences within it:
- a CDS encoding beta-L-arabinofuranosidase domain-containing protein: MIDTKFKELPLGEVKPAGWLERQLRIQAKGLTGRLEEVWKDVGPDSGWLGGSGENWERGPYYCDGLIPLAYLLEDAGLKIKAEKWITWALGSQNEEGFFGPRDNDDWWPRMVMLKVIKNYFEYTKDQRVVSFLTRYFKYQLRNIDSREFAIWENTRSAENIYVILWLHGITGDDFLLDLAKRFFEKSMNWSDYFEEFKYTRPTGEYLDWEEFMKATSGKGLEGLYEYEEKKNSSIYSKLFQETHVVNVVMGIKYPALRYLLYGDENQLRIVKEGIEKLTTYHGTSNGMITGDEHLNGNDPSQGTELCAVVEYMFSLEMLFRVFNDIEFADILEKIAYNALPATIDKELLTHQYDQQANQIMCSHAKRNWYNNLDDSNVFGLEPNFGCCTANMHQGWPKFVKNLCYKSSDGGLVFGVYGPCNIETSISGQTLLIREVTDYPFDDKIEIIFDSDIDLEVPLHLRVPGWATRTEVKLNGSRLDLEVFGGYLTIRRSWSKGDLVELVFQSRVRTSKWFRNSLSVEKGPLLFALRLDEKWNTTNKDGEFPEYEVYTTSPWNYALKVDLKNPEKSFSFVKQTQKSSEQPFDQNRVPVLIEADAIKVEEWSMERNSAGPLPESPVKPDGPLEKVCLIPYGAARLRIAQFPYFEAKKEGD